The genomic stretch GCGTTCCCATCGCCCGACGAGCTGGGGACTGCATGCGACTGCGATACCAAGCTCCTGGGTCCTCACGACCGCGGCGAAGTCCTCCTGCGTGAGGTTGTTCTCGTCGCGCCATCGGCGCAGACCTTCGGCCATCGGTCGCCCCTCCGTGTGTACGAGCGCTGACATGAGCCAGGCTTCGGATAGTAGCGACCCGATCATTCTCTGCACATAGGGTTTGGCGGCGCGCAAGCAGCCTCACGGCCCGTCTGCGCTGGTCAGCGGCTGGCAGTGCTGATCGATGGATGCAAGCGTGCGCGGAGAATGCGCACCGAAGCCCTCGTACACCGGCGATGAACCAGGTTTCCTGGGAAGCGAATGGATGAGGACATGGAGGCGCTAGTGCGGATCATGGTGACCGGGGCCGAAGGATACCTCGGTGGTGTCGTCACCCAACGACTACTCCGGCGCGGGCATGAGGTGGTCAGCATCGATGCCGGCTACTTCGCCAACCTTCCCGGACCGAAATCCTCCAGCAGGGACGTCAGAGACCTCGACGGGGCCGACCTCGACGGCATAGATGGGATCGTCCACCTGGCGGCACTGTCCAACGACGCCTGCTCAGAACTCCATCAGGACGTCTGTGTCGACGTCAACGAAGTACACTCAGTCCGACTTGCACACATGGCCAGACAGCACGGGATAGCCCGCTTCGTGTTCGCCTCGACGTGCAGCGTCTACGGTGCAGGTGGGGGCCGTCCAGCCATAGAGAGCGATACCGTCAACCCTCTGAGTGTCTACGCCGTGACGAAACACCGAGCGGAGCAACGGATCAGCGCCCTGGCAGGCGACGGGTTCACCCCGGTGATCCTCAGATTCGCCACGCTCTTCGGCCCGTCACCCAACATGCGCACGGACCTTGTCGTCAACCGCATGGCAGCCTCGGCGGTAACGCGCGGACGGATCGAGCTCACCGGCGCAGCCACGAACTACCGCCCAATCCTTCACGTCCGCGACGCCGC from Catenulispora sp. GP43 encodes the following:
- a CDS encoding SDR family oxidoreductase, which translates into the protein MDEDMEALVRIMVTGAEGYLGGVVTQRLLRRGHEVVSIDAGYFANLPGPKSSSRDVRDLDGADLDGIDGIVHLAALSNDACSELHQDVCVDVNEVHSVRLAHMARQHGIARFVFASTCSVYGAGGGRPAIESDTVNPLSVYAVTKHRAEQRISALAGDGFTPVILRFATLFGPSPNMRTDLVVNRMAASAVTRGRIELTGAATNYRPILHVRDAAADVEAALAGDLSRTARCFNVAAAHGNIQIAQIAQAVQDVIGGVDLEVVDTHHDPRSYAVDTALLDKTGLFGHSPTQMLLNY